The Pseudoliparis swirei isolate HS2019 ecotype Mariana Trench chromosome 1, NWPU_hadal_v1, whole genome shotgun sequence genome has a window encoding:
- the prrt1 gene encoding proline-rich transmembrane protein 1 isoform X2 has protein sequence MKRNKGLDASGRQTMQPPPYLSGPQDPNAPQHPNMQPAPGSQPNYPPPPPPPGSDGYLQETQFHCGPLGPQGAPQGYTVQTQGPGGTMSHAPVGYLHPAYPLQLQPCTAYVPVYPMASGQPYMPAAGGHPGIPPGQMHPMQMPPSITLMDRQPPHDYLPIAVLTTICCFWPTGIIAIIKSVQVRTAIARGDIVTAEIASREARNFSFISLAVGIASIVLCTILTVVVIIASQHHDDDWEP, from the exons gtcTCGATGCCTCTGGTCGTCAGACCATGCAGCCTCCTCCGTACCTCTCCGGCCCGCAAGACCCGAACGCACCCCAACACCCCAACATGCAGCCGGCGCCGGGCAGCCAGCCCAACTAccctcctccgccccctcccccgggCTCAGACGGATATCTACAAGAAACCCAGTTCCACTGCGGCCCGCTGGGTCCTCAGGGTGCCCCGCAGGGCTACACGGTCCAGACCCAGGGCCCCGGAGGCACCATGTCTCACGCCCCTGTAGGATACCTCCACCCGGCCTACCCGCTTCAGCTGCAGCCGTGCACAGCCTATGTACCGGTCTACCCCATGGCGTCG GGACAACCCTACATGCCGGCTGCAGGAGGCCACCCGGGAATCCCACCGGGCCAGATGCATCCCATGCAAATGCCACCCAGCATCACCCTAATGGACCGTCAGCCGCCACACGACTACCTGCCCATCGCCGTGCTCACCACCATCTGCTGCTTCTGGCCAACAGGCATCATTGCGATCATCAAATCAGTGCAG GTGCGCACGGCGATAGCCAGAGGGGACATAGTGACGGCGGAGATAGCCTCCCGAGAGGCACGCAACTTCTCCTTCATCAGCCTGGCGGTTGGCATCGCCTCCATTGTGCTGTGCACCATCCTCACCGTGGTAGTCATCATCGCCTCGCAGCACCACGACGACGACTGGGAGCCGTAG
- the prrt1 gene encoding proline-rich transmembrane protein 1 isoform X1 has product MSSEKHGLDASGRQTMQPPPYLSGPQDPNAPQHPNMQPAPGSQPNYPPPPPPPGSDGYLQETQFHCGPLGPQGAPQGYTVQTQGPGGTMSHAPVGYLHPAYPLQLQPCTAYVPVYPMASGQPYMPAAGGHPGIPPGQMHPMQMPPSITLMDRQPPHDYLPIAVLTTICCFWPTGIIAIIKSVQVRTAIARGDIVTAEIASREARNFSFISLAVGIASIVLCTILTVVVIIASQHHDDDWEP; this is encoded by the exons gtcTCGATGCCTCTGGTCGTCAGACCATGCAGCCTCCTCCGTACCTCTCCGGCCCGCAAGACCCGAACGCACCCCAACACCCCAACATGCAGCCGGCGCCGGGCAGCCAGCCCAACTAccctcctccgccccctcccccgggCTCAGACGGATATCTACAAGAAACCCAGTTCCACTGCGGCCCGCTGGGTCCTCAGGGTGCCCCGCAGGGCTACACGGTCCAGACCCAGGGCCCCGGAGGCACCATGTCTCACGCCCCTGTAGGATACCTCCACCCGGCCTACCCGCTTCAGCTGCAGCCGTGCACAGCCTATGTACCGGTCTACCCCATGGCGTCG GGACAACCCTACATGCCGGCTGCAGGAGGCCACCCGGGAATCCCACCGGGCCAGATGCATCCCATGCAAATGCCACCCAGCATCACCCTAATGGACCGTCAGCCGCCACACGACTACCTGCCCATCGCCGTGCTCACCACCATCTGCTGCTTCTGGCCAACAGGCATCATTGCGATCATCAAATCAGTGCAG GTGCGCACGGCGATAGCCAGAGGGGACATAGTGACGGCGGAGATAGCCTCCCGAGAGGCACGCAACTTCTCCTTCATCAGCCTGGCGGTTGGCATCGCCTCCATTGTGCTGTGCACCATCCTCACCGTGGTAGTCATCATCGCCTCGCAGCACCACGACGACGACTGGGAGCCGTAG